From Microcystis aeruginosa NIES-2549, a single genomic window includes:
- a CDS encoding hydrogenase maturation protease: MNNFKILLIGYGNTLRNDDGVGVRIAEIIAEENLPNVQVIATHQLTPELAADIADASLVIFVDAVLSNQTDIQIENLAAVTEWNNLGHSESPASLLALTQAIYQQTPSAWGIFIPAINCEFGEELSTITQKGLTNAIKAIKKIITSEDLTEYQKQDFDNLPADNFQE; encoded by the coding sequence ATGAATAATTTTAAAATACTGCTCATCGGTTACGGTAATACTTTAAGAAATGATGACGGAGTGGGAGTGAGAATAGCCGAAATTATCGCCGAGGAGAATTTGCCTAATGTGCAAGTCATCGCTACCCATCAATTGACTCCTGAGTTAGCAGCCGATATAGCTGATGCTTCCCTAGTTATTTTTGTTGATGCAGTATTATCTAATCAAACCGATATCCAGATAGAAAATTTAGCGGCAGTTACGGAATGGAATAATTTAGGTCATTCAGAAAGTCCCGCTTCTTTATTAGCATTAACTCAAGCAATTTATCAACAAACTCCCAGCGCCTGGGGAATATTTATTCCTGCTATTAACTGTGAATTTGGTGAAGAATTATCAACAATAACTCAAAAGGGCTTGACAAATGCGATTAAAGCTATTAAGAAAATTATCACTTCTGAGGATTTGACTGAATACCAAAAGCAGGACTTTGATAATCTTCCGGCAGATAATTTTCAGGAATAG
- a CDS encoding mechanosensitive ion channel family protein, which yields MKKIWRYLGLFCLVLLLTLSPIFIIAAQNNPAKQGQETPLETLGEVFPVMLDNQELFTIRQGIGSFSAQERAKSITARIEKIADDDALSPEDLTIKIDPEDKNPSIILGDTVIATITSKDAKLHAVSQEVLAERALAKIKAAIVRYRQERQPDNLFKDAVLTVSATLATVLIFWVIIFISSRVFPQSQRLITSLVPGVVFQNFEIISSQTIGIFSLRVLQFIRTLIILTILYFYLTFVLRLFPWTRKFGDGFLQYFFSALEVISQEIAKYLPNIFIILIIVFITHYLLRAIKPFFTALERENLVIHGFYPDWAKPTYNLLSLLIIALAIVIAFPYLPGFNSPAFQGVSVFLGVLFSLGSTSAIANVVGGIILIYTRSFQLGDKISIGDVIGDVIEKGLLVTRIRTPANKIITIPNSSLLNTNVINFSVSQREFKQPLILQTTVTLGYDLPWRKVHATLKEAALATKFIVSEPAPFVLQTSLDDFYVSYQLNAYTDHPSKMVYIYSELHQNIQDKCNEVGIEIMSPHYKALRDGNHSTIPENYLPEDYQSPAFGIQSNPQK from the coding sequence ATGAAAAAAATCTGGCGTTACTTAGGGCTGTTTTGTTTAGTTTTGTTACTGACTTTATCCCCCATCTTCATAATAGCAGCCCAGAATAATCCTGCTAAACAGGGACAGGAAACACCCCTGGAAACTTTGGGAGAAGTTTTTCCCGTCATGCTTGATAATCAAGAACTTTTTACTATTCGGCAGGGAATAGGTTCTTTTTCAGCGCAAGAAAGAGCGAAATCGATTACAGCCAGAATTGAAAAAATTGCCGATGACGATGCTCTTTCTCCTGAAGATTTAACTATAAAAATCGATCCTGAAGACAAAAACCCTTCGATTATTTTGGGAGATACGGTTATTGCTACTATTACTTCTAAAGATGCCAAATTACACGCGGTAAGTCAAGAAGTATTGGCCGAACGAGCCTTAGCAAAGATTAAAGCGGCCATTGTCCGTTATCGTCAAGAACGTCAACCAGATAACCTCTTCAAAGATGCAGTTTTGACAGTAAGTGCTACCTTAGCCACGGTCTTAATTTTCTGGGTAATAATTTTTATATCTTCGCGGGTTTTTCCCCAGAGTCAGAGATTAATCACCTCCCTAGTTCCTGGGGTCGTATTCCAAAATTTTGAAATTATTAGTTCCCAGACAATAGGAATTTTTTCCCTAAGAGTTTTGCAATTTATCCGCACTCTGATTATTTTAACTATTCTCTATTTTTATTTAACTTTTGTCCTTCGTCTTTTTCCCTGGACTAGAAAATTTGGTGATGGTTTTCTGCAATACTTTTTTAGTGCTTTGGAAGTTATTTCCCAAGAGATAGCAAAATATTTACCCAATATTTTTATTATACTGATAATTGTTTTTATAACTCACTATCTGTTGAGAGCAATTAAACCATTTTTCACTGCATTGGAAAGAGAAAATTTAGTAATACATGGTTTCTATCCCGATTGGGCAAAACCAACCTATAATTTACTGTCACTGCTGATAATTGCCTTAGCTATAGTCATAGCTTTTCCCTATCTACCCGGATTTAATTCTCCTGCTTTTCAGGGGGTGTCGGTATTTTTAGGGGTACTATTTTCCTTGGGTTCCACCTCTGCTATCGCTAACGTGGTGGGAGGAATTATCCTCATCTATACCCGCTCTTTTCAACTAGGAGATAAAATTTCTATTGGTGATGTTATTGGAGATGTGATTGAAAAAGGATTATTAGTCACCCGTATTCGCACACCGGCTAATAAAATTATCACGATTCCTAATTCATCGCTGTTAAACACCAATGTGATTAACTTTAGCGTCTCTCAACGGGAATTCAAACAGCCTTTAATTTTGCAAACCACAGTCACTCTCGGTTATGATTTACCTTGGCGTAAGGTTCACGCAACCCTGAAAGAAGCAGCCTTAGCAACTAAATTTATTGTCTCAGAACCTGCTCCTTTTGTCTTGCAAACCAGTCTCGATGATTTTTATGTCAGCTATCAGCTAAATGCCTACACTGATCATCCTAGCAAAATGGTGTATATTTATTCTGAATTACATCAAAATATTCAGGATAAATGTAACGAAGTCGGTATCGAAATTATGTCTCCTCACTACAAGGCTCTCCGGGATGGCAATCACAGCACTATTCCTGAAAATTATCTGCCGGAAGATTATCAAAGTCCTGCTTTTGGTATTCAGTCAAATCCTCAGAAGTGA
- a CDS encoding saccharopine dehydrogenase family protein codes for MEKTVLILGGTGRIGQSVALDIINHTSAKIIITGRKEKAIKLLPRMQFLALDLEEIDKLRQAIKNSDLVIHCAGPFHYRDGRVVKICIEEKVNYIDVSDHRSFYQKLIPYRELAIKAGITAVVNTGIFPGISNSIVREGVEQLDRVETIRLNYAVAGSGGAGLTVMRTTFLGLKKPFLAWIEGQWQEIKPYTAREVIDFPAPLGKTGVYWFDMPETYTFAESFQVQNVITKFGSIPDFYNHLTWITAHIFPDAWVESSRGIEFFSQVSYRMTEVTDKFSGIGVAMLAKVTGWQGQQKAVYQATMVHENTAQAAGWGTGSVAELILAAKLEKAGIYPVEQVLSTELFHATMKKRGIKLDRSCAIVA; via the coding sequence ATGGAAAAAACTGTTTTAATTTTAGGTGGCACTGGTCGCATTGGTCAAAGTGTTGCCCTAGATATTATTAATCATACTTCAGCTAAAATTATTATCACCGGACGCAAGGAAAAAGCCATTAAATTACTGCCAAGAATGCAGTTTTTGGCTTTAGATTTAGAAGAAATAGACAAGCTTAGACAGGCGATTAAAAATAGTGATTTAGTCATCCATTGTGCCGGTCCATTTCACTATCGCGATGGCAGGGTAGTAAAAATTTGCATCGAAGAAAAAGTCAATTATATTGATGTTAGTGATCATCGTTCTTTTTATCAAAAGTTAATCCCCTATCGAGAATTAGCGATAAAAGCGGGAATAACTGCCGTGGTTAATACGGGAATTTTTCCAGGTATTTCTAATAGTATAGTGCGGGAGGGAGTCGAACAGTTAGATAGGGTAGAAACGATCCGTTTAAATTATGCCGTAGCCGGTTCAGGAGGTGCGGGATTAACCGTAATGCGGACTACTTTTCTCGGCTTAAAAAAGCCTTTTTTAGCTTGGATTGAGGGACAATGGCAAGAGATTAAACCCTATACTGCTAGAGAAGTAATTGACTTTCCCGCTCCTTTAGGTAAAACTGGTGTTTATTGGTTTGATATGCCAGAAACCTATACTTTTGCTGAATCTTTTCAAGTGCAAAATGTGATCACAAAATTTGGTTCTATTCCCGATTTTTATAATCATTTAACTTGGATTACTGCCCATATTTTCCCCGATGCTTGGGTAGAAAGTTCTCGGGGAATCGAGTTTTTTTCCCAAGTTAGTTATCGCATGACAGAAGTAACCGATAAATTTTCGGGAATTGGGGTAGCAATGTTAGCAAAAGTGACCGGATGGCAAGGGCAGCAAAAAGCAGTTTATCAAGCAACTATGGTCCACGAAAACACTGCTCAAGCAGCTGGCTGGGGAACTGGCAGCGTGGCAGAATTAATCTTAGCGGCAAAACTCGAAAAAGCCGGGATTTATCCCGTGGAACAGGTGTTATCCACAGAACTATTCCATGCTACGATGAAAAAAAGAGGTATTAAACTCGATCGCTCCTGTGCAATTGTGGCTTAG
- a CDS encoding sensor histidine kinase, with the protein MLKGSLPKLSDIFPPTDHQDRETFTPNAFYPNLSEWLKRSQLKAESEWFAAIAALENILLQNQNNAAAGRGLILSGPTALVRESKALTGFEFGVFTVKALKHLQWLGLQLPSQEKSAADVSPTEIHELPVLPTDPIANERFCLVFSKSFALLLVLGEDQWGLSSFQFSFDPVLTQQAWQQLRQRLVNLRYPQIETLEAIIEANGSPSPDYRLVSQFSRQLLQNLPNQSNLDPKKTKSSINSEITPPEEDNSNLESGCDLELLRALTHEIRTPLTTIRTITRLLLKRAKVTEDVGKYLETIDLECSEQIQRMELIFRAAELGINPLGDKPIQLIPIALEKVFQDSIPRWQKQAKRRNVNLEVNVPKKLPSVISDPNLLDQMLNGVVEKCTRSMASGGLLQVHISTAGNQLKMQFQTQVRSPNLTLKALGKVLMFQPETGSLSLNMKVTKNLFQALGGKFIVREKPEEGEILTIFLPLGRIK; encoded by the coding sequence ATGTTAAAGGGGTCTTTACCGAAATTAAGCGATATTTTCCCGCCGACTGACCATCAGGACCGGGAAACTTTCACCCCCAATGCTTTTTATCCTAATTTATCAGAATGGCTCAAGCGCTCGCAACTGAAAGCGGAAAGTGAGTGGTTCGCAGCGATCGCCGCTTTAGAAAATATCTTATTACAAAACCAAAATAATGCTGCCGCCGGTCGGGGTTTAATTCTCTCCGGTCCGACGGCTTTAGTTAGAGAAAGCAAGGCTTTAACGGGTTTTGAATTTGGTGTTTTCACCGTTAAAGCTTTAAAACATTTACAATGGCTGGGTTTGCAACTGCCTTCTCAGGAAAAATCCGCCGCCGATGTTTCCCCAACAGAGATCCATGAATTGCCCGTCTTGCCAACGGATCCGATTGCTAATGAAAGATTTTGTCTGGTTTTTAGCAAAAGTTTCGCTCTTTTGCTGGTTTTAGGCGAGGATCAGTGGGGTTTGTCCTCTTTTCAATTTTCCTTTGATCCCGTCCTCACTCAGCAAGCTTGGCAGCAGTTGCGGCAACGATTAGTTAATCTGCGTTATCCGCAAATCGAGACTTTAGAGGCAATTATCGAGGCTAATGGCAGTCCCTCGCCGGATTACCGTCTAGTTAGCCAATTTAGCCGCCAATTACTGCAAAATTTACCCAACCAGTCTAATTTAGACCCGAAAAAAACGAAATCGTCTATCAATAGCGAAATCACTCCCCCAGAGGAAGATAATTCTAATTTAGAATCGGGTTGTGATTTGGAATTATTGCGAGCTTTAACCCACGAAATTCGCACCCCTTTAACCACCATTCGCACCATTACCCGATTATTATTAAAACGGGCAAAAGTAACGGAAGATGTGGGAAAATATTTAGAAACAATCGATTTAGAATGTAGTGAACAAATTCAGCGCATGGAATTAATTTTCCGAGCGGCAGAATTGGGGATTAATCCTCTGGGAGATAAACCGATTCAATTAATCCCAATTGCTCTAGAAAAAGTCTTTCAAGATAGTATTCCCCGGTGGCAAAAACAAGCTAAACGGCGCAATGTCAATTTAGAAGTTAATGTACCCAAAAAATTGCCTTCGGTAATTAGCGACCCGAATTTATTGGATCAAATGTTAAATGGAGTCGTGGAAAAATGTACTCGCAGTATGGCTAGTGGTGGCCTGTTACAAGTACATATATCAACGGCAGGAAATCAATTAAAAATGCAGTTCCAAACTCAGGTAAGATCGCCTAATCTTACTCTCAAAGCTTTGGGAAAAGTCTTAATGTTTCAACCAGAAACGGGTAGTTTAAGTCTGAATATGAAGGTAACTAAAAACCTTTTTCAAGCTTTGGGAGGTAAATTTATTGTGCGCGAAAAACCCGAAGAAGGTGAGATTTTAACCATTTTCTTGCCCCTCGGACGCATTAAATAA